A segment of the Desulfobulbaceae bacterium genome:
TGACCTGGGTTCTGTTTTAAGTGCAATTATAAGGAATAAAAAAGAGTGGAGGGGGCGACTTTCACGGCTGCCTTTTAAAAAGGAAGTTGACAGAGATGGTGTGTTGTTGTGAGCGGAAGCGGTAAAAATGACCTCATGCGCTACCGCCTTGATCGGGCTCACGAAACTCTTGCAGAAGCGATTATCTTGAAACGAGAAAACCATTGGAATGCCTGTGTGAACCGGCTTTATTACGCATGTTTTTATGCAATTTCGGCTTTGTTGCTGACCAAAGGTTTGAGTTCAAGAAAAAACAGCGGGGTGAAGGCGTTACTCAATCAACATTGGGTGAAGCCTGGTAAGATTAGTAAAGATAAAGGGCGATTTTACCATAAACTTTTTGAGAGCAGACAGGAGGGCGACTATCTCGATTTTGTTGAATATGACAAAGAGACTGTGTACTCCTGGATAGGCCAAGCAAAAGAAACTATAAATCATGGTTACGTGGATTTGTATTCGAGGATAAGTTAACTATAATAAATCCATACAAATGAGCCTCTTGCAAAATGAGATAGTGTTGCCATACTGAAATCGCTTGTAGTCGTCTTTCCCGCATGTAGTTGTTAACAGCGGAACAGTGAAATGGTATCTGGTGTCTGGAAGGTAGCGCAGGTTTCTCTGGATCCCAGATAGAAACATCGAAGTCGGAGTTTATTCCCTGCCGTTGCTACCTCTGCGATGACGGTTATTTTGCAAGAGGCGCAACAGTAAAAACTTTCGTGTGTTTCAGTGTCCCCGTCAGGGAAGCGATAGACTTCGAGCGAGGATTAAACATAATGTTTCTATGGCTTAAAAAACCGTCCGTGTGTGTTCGTGTGAGTCTGTGGCTAAAAAAAACCAATCGAACCATGTAATGATTCTGTTCATTGGTCGACCGTTGGGCGGGTAGATGAGAGGAGAAGAAATGAGACCCGAAGAGATAAGAAACTGCTGTTAATAACCAAGTAACCAATTAACCGGGTGTAACCAACCCAAGCAACTCAATAAACCCAATAAACCCAATAAACCCAATAAACCCAATAAACCCAATAAACCCAATAAACCCAATAAACCCAATAAACCCAATAACCCAATAACCCAACTGGTCAGTTTCTTATAATTAACAGGAGCTAAATGATATGAAGACTAAAGATTTAATAACAGAAGCAACCTCATTGCCGGTCGAAGAAAGGGCAATAGTTATTGATTGTTTGCTAAAAAGTCTTAATCAACCAGACACTGATATTGAAAAAAAATGGGTATCTGTTGCAAAAAAACGACTTGAAGAAATCCGAAACAGGAATGTCGATGTGGTACCTGGAGATAAAGTGTTTGAAAAAATTTGGAGCCGGTTTGCAGAATGAAGCATTTCTTTCATCATGCAGCAGAGCAAGAATTTTTTGAGGCAATAAATTACTATGAAGAGAAGGAGAATTCGTTGGGTTATGATTTTGCCGTGGAAGTCTATTCCACTATTGAAAGAATAATTTCTTTTCCCAATGCATGGCCATTAATCGACGAAGATATTAGACGGGCATTAGTAAGGCGCTTTCCCTTTGGGATTTTGTACCATGAAGAAAAAGGAGAAATATTCATCCTTGCCGTAATGAATCTGCATAGAAATCCTGGCTATTGGAAACTTAG
Coding sequences within it:
- a CDS encoding HEPN domain-containing protein; translation: MSGSGKNDLMRYRLDRAHETLAEAIILKRENHWNACVNRLYYACFYAISALLLTKGLSSRKNSGVKALLNQHWVKPGKISKDKGRFYHKLFESRQEGDYLDFVEYDKETVYSWIGQAKETINHGYVDLYSRIS
- a CDS encoding addiction module protein, producing MKTKDLITEATSLPVEERAIVIDCLLKSLNQPDTDIEKKWVSVAKKRLEEIRNRNVDVVPGDKVFEKIWSRFAE
- a CDS encoding type II toxin-antitoxin system RelE/ParE family toxin, producing MKHFFHHAAEQEFFEAINYYEEKENSLGYDFAVEVYSTIERIISFPNAWPLIDEDIRRALVRRFPFGILYHEEKGEIFILAVMNLHRNPGYWKLRKKNK